The proteins below come from a single Cannabis sativa cultivar Pink pepper isolate KNU-18-1 chromosome 3, ASM2916894v1, whole genome shotgun sequence genomic window:
- the LOC115709361 gene encoding chlorophyll a-b binding protein P4, chloroplastic, which produces MATVTTQASAAVFRPCASRSRFLSGSSSKLNRQVSIRPAVMTNSSSTSLKVEAKKGEWLPGLTSPAYLNGSLPGDNGFDPLGLAEDPENLKWFVQAELVNGRWAMLGVAGMLLPEVFTSIGILNVPKWYDAGKEEYFASSSTLFVIEFILFHYVEIRRWQDIKNPGSVNQDPIFKQYSLPPNEVGYPGGIFNPLNFAPTEEAKEKELANGRLAMLAFLGFIVQHNVTGKGPFDNLLQHLSDPWHNTIVQTLSGN; this is translated from the exons ATGGCGACCGTCACCACGCAAGCCTCGGCTGCTGTTTTCCGGCCATGTGCTTCAAGATCAAGATTCCTATCTGGCTCTTCTAGTAAATTAAACAGACAAGTGTCCATTAGGCCAGCAGTGATGACTAATTCATCTTCTACTTCCCTTAAGGTTGAGGCCAAAAAGGGTGAGTGGTTACCAGGCTTGACATCTCCAGCTTACCTCAATGGAAG TCTTCCTGGTGACAATGGATTTGATCCATTAGGACTAGCTGAGGACCCAGAGAACCTTAAATGGTTTGTCCAAGCAGAGTTGGTTAATGGTCGTTGGGCAATGTTGGGAGTGGCAGGAATGCTCTTGCCAGAAGTGTTCACCAGTATTGGAATTCTTAATGTTCCTAAATGGTATGATGCTGGAAAAGAAGAGTACTTCGCTTCTTCTTCGACCCTTTTCGTGATCGAGTTCATTTTGTTCCACTATGTTGAGATTAGAAGGTGGCAAGACATCAAGAACCCAGGAAGTGTCAACCAAGATCCCATCTTTAAGCAATACAGCTTACCCCCAAATGAGGTTGGATACCCTGGTGGCATCTTCAACCCCCTCAACTTTGCTCCAACTGAAGAAGCCAAGGAGAAAGAGCTTGCCAATG GTAGATTGGCTATGTTGGCATTCTTGGGATTCATTGTTCAGCACAACGTGACAGGAAAAGGGCCATTCGACAACCTCTTGCAGCACCTGTCTGACCCATGGCACAACACCATTGTCCAAACACTAAGTGGCAACTAA
- the LOC115709360 gene encoding agamous-like MADS-box protein AGL65 isoform X2 produces the protein MGRLKLKIQRLESISNRQVTYSKRRNGILKKAKELSILCDIDIALLMFSPSGKPTLYQGERSNFEEVITKFSQLTCQERAKRKLESLEALKKTFKKLDHDVNIQDFMGSSSQTIEDSMSQVRVLQAQLTGLQRRLSFWSNPDQINDVENIIQIEDILRESINKIQIYKESFRKHQLLPLNCTGQLQNEMYSPLMVGNAQEAQSLSWIPNNENQPLMVPGEPNFLPHGGIQCTTDFSLPGCSSYNSNGSGKQMEVGNPGQLNNMEQGGCSLNDLSGTAGLNLDFGEHYAYPSFEASLLDNKKLKINMEMNLQTTSVDYQVNNNCVLPTSIYDNAQHDWISAFAPCGLALCNENSCQQRN, from the exons ATGGGAAGGCTTAAACTAAAAATTCAGAGATTAGAGAGCATTAGCAACCGTCAAGTGACTTATTCTAAACGCAGAAATGGGATTTTGAAGAAGGCTAAGGAACTATCTATCTTATGTGATATAGATATAGCCCTTCTCATGTTCTCCCCATCTGGAAAGCCTACATTATACCAAGGGGAGCGCAG TAATTTTGAAGAGGTTATCACAAAGTTTTCTCAATTAACTTGTCAAGAACGAGCGAAAAG GAAACTGGAGAGTCTTGAA GCACTGAAGAAAACTTTCAAGAAATTGGACCATGATGTGAATATACAGGATTTCATGGGTTCAAG CTCTCAGACAATTGAG GATTCAATGAGTCAAGTTAGGGTATTGCAAGCCCAGTTGACAGGACTACAGAGGAGACTGAG CTTTTGGAGTAATCCAGATCAGATCAATGATGTAGAGAATATCATCCAAATAGAAGACATACTTAGGGAGTCCATCAACAAAATCCAAATTTACAAA GAAAGTTTCAGAAAACACCAATTATTGCCGCTAAATTGCACAGGCCAG TTGCAGAATGAGATGTATTCACCGTTAATGGTAGGTAATGCACAAGAAGCACAATCTTTGTCATGGATTCCAAATAATGAAAACCAACCCTTGATGGTACCGGGTGAGCCTAACTTTCTGCCACATGG CGGGATTCAATGCACCACCGATTTTTCACTTCCAGGATGCTCTAGTTACAACAGCAATGGGAGTGGCAAACAAATGGAGGTTGGTAATCCAGGACAACTCAATAATATGGAACAAGGTGGTTGTTCATTGAATGACCTAAGTGGAACTGCTGGCTTAAATCTTGATTTTGGTGAGCATTATGCATATCCTTCTTTCGAAGCTAGTTTACTGGACAATAAGAAATTGAAAATCAATATGGAGATGAACCTACAAACGACTTCTGTGGATTATCAAGTAAATAACAATTGTGTACTGCCTACATCTATATATGACAATGCTCAGCATGACTGGATATCTGCTTTTGCGCCTTGCGGACTTGCTCTGTGTAACGAAAATTCCTGCCAGCAGAG GAATTAA
- the LOC115709360 gene encoding agamous-like MADS-box protein AGL65 isoform X3: MMGRLKLKIQRLESISNRQVTYSKRRNGILKKAKELSILCDIDIALLMFSPSGKPTLYQGERSNFEEVITKFSQLTCQERAKRKLESLEALKKTFKKLDHDVNIQDFMGSSSQTIEDSMSQVRVLQAQLTGLQRRLSFWSNPDQINDVENIIQIEDILRESINKIQIYKLQNEMYSPLMVGNAQEAQSLSWIPNNENQPLMVPGEPNFLPHGGIQCTTDFSLPGCSSYNSNGSGKQMEVGNPGQLNNMEQGGCSLNDLSGTAGLNLDFGEHYAYPSFEASLLDNKKLKINMEMNLQTTSVDYQVNNNCVLPTSIYDNAQHDWISAFAPCGLALCNENSCQQRN, translated from the exons AT GATGGGAAGGCTTAAACTAAAAATTCAGAGATTAGAGAGCATTAGCAACCGTCAAGTGACTTATTCTAAACGCAGAAATGGGATTTTGAAGAAGGCTAAGGAACTATCTATCTTATGTGATATAGATATAGCCCTTCTCATGTTCTCCCCATCTGGAAAGCCTACATTATACCAAGGGGAGCGCAG TAATTTTGAAGAGGTTATCACAAAGTTTTCTCAATTAACTTGTCAAGAACGAGCGAAAAG GAAACTGGAGAGTCTTGAA GCACTGAAGAAAACTTTCAAGAAATTGGACCATGATGTGAATATACAGGATTTCATGGGTTCAAG CTCTCAGACAATTGAG GATTCAATGAGTCAAGTTAGGGTATTGCAAGCCCAGTTGACAGGACTACAGAGGAGACTGAG CTTTTGGAGTAATCCAGATCAGATCAATGATGTAGAGAATATCATCCAAATAGAAGACATACTTAGGGAGTCCATCAACAAAATCCAAATTTACAAA TTGCAGAATGAGATGTATTCACCGTTAATGGTAGGTAATGCACAAGAAGCACAATCTTTGTCATGGATTCCAAATAATGAAAACCAACCCTTGATGGTACCGGGTGAGCCTAACTTTCTGCCACATGG CGGGATTCAATGCACCACCGATTTTTCACTTCCAGGATGCTCTAGTTACAACAGCAATGGGAGTGGCAAACAAATGGAGGTTGGTAATCCAGGACAACTCAATAATATGGAACAAGGTGGTTGTTCATTGAATGACCTAAGTGGAACTGCTGGCTTAAATCTTGATTTTGGTGAGCATTATGCATATCCTTCTTTCGAAGCTAGTTTACTGGACAATAAGAAATTGAAAATCAATATGGAGATGAACCTACAAACGACTTCTGTGGATTATCAAGTAAATAACAATTGTGTACTGCCTACATCTATATATGACAATGCTCAGCATGACTGGATATCTGCTTTTGCGCCTTGCGGACTTGCTCTGTGTAACGAAAATTCCTGCCAGCAGAG GAATTAA
- the LOC115709360 gene encoding agamous-like MADS-box protein AGL65 isoform X1: MMGRLKLKIQRLESISNRQVTYSKRRNGILKKAKELSILCDIDIALLMFSPSGKPTLYQGERSNFEEVITKFSQLTCQERAKRKLESLEALKKTFKKLDHDVNIQDFMGSSSQTIEDSMSQVRVLQAQLTGLQRRLSFWSNPDQINDVENIIQIEDILRESINKIQIYKESFRKHQLLPLNCTGQLQNEMYSPLMVGNAQEAQSLSWIPNNENQPLMVPGEPNFLPHGGIQCTTDFSLPGCSSYNSNGSGKQMEVGNPGQLNNMEQGGCSLNDLSGTAGLNLDFGEHYAYPSFEASLLDNKKLKINMEMNLQTTSVDYQVNNNCVLPTSIYDNAQHDWISAFAPCGLALCNENSCQQRN; the protein is encoded by the exons AT GATGGGAAGGCTTAAACTAAAAATTCAGAGATTAGAGAGCATTAGCAACCGTCAAGTGACTTATTCTAAACGCAGAAATGGGATTTTGAAGAAGGCTAAGGAACTATCTATCTTATGTGATATAGATATAGCCCTTCTCATGTTCTCCCCATCTGGAAAGCCTACATTATACCAAGGGGAGCGCAG TAATTTTGAAGAGGTTATCACAAAGTTTTCTCAATTAACTTGTCAAGAACGAGCGAAAAG GAAACTGGAGAGTCTTGAA GCACTGAAGAAAACTTTCAAGAAATTGGACCATGATGTGAATATACAGGATTTCATGGGTTCAAG CTCTCAGACAATTGAG GATTCAATGAGTCAAGTTAGGGTATTGCAAGCCCAGTTGACAGGACTACAGAGGAGACTGAG CTTTTGGAGTAATCCAGATCAGATCAATGATGTAGAGAATATCATCCAAATAGAAGACATACTTAGGGAGTCCATCAACAAAATCCAAATTTACAAA GAAAGTTTCAGAAAACACCAATTATTGCCGCTAAATTGCACAGGCCAG TTGCAGAATGAGATGTATTCACCGTTAATGGTAGGTAATGCACAAGAAGCACAATCTTTGTCATGGATTCCAAATAATGAAAACCAACCCTTGATGGTACCGGGTGAGCCTAACTTTCTGCCACATGG CGGGATTCAATGCACCACCGATTTTTCACTTCCAGGATGCTCTAGTTACAACAGCAATGGGAGTGGCAAACAAATGGAGGTTGGTAATCCAGGACAACTCAATAATATGGAACAAGGTGGTTGTTCATTGAATGACCTAAGTGGAACTGCTGGCTTAAATCTTGATTTTGGTGAGCATTATGCATATCCTTCTTTCGAAGCTAGTTTACTGGACAATAAGAAATTGAAAATCAATATGGAGATGAACCTACAAACGACTTCTGTGGATTATCAAGTAAATAACAATTGTGTACTGCCTACATCTATATATGACAATGCTCAGCATGACTGGATATCTGCTTTTGCGCCTTGCGGACTTGCTCTGTGTAACGAAAATTCCTGCCAGCAGAG GAATTAA